From a region of the Helianthus annuus cultivar XRQ/B chromosome 5, HanXRQr2.0-SUNRISE, whole genome shotgun sequence genome:
- the LOC110890076 gene encoding uncharacterized protein LOC110890076 isoform X1 — protein sequence MQCLPFRGKRWVYMPQGSFEKIIIQHGTVVDSIKFQTKCSKGQTGLFKHSHMPDGSPDVYVHPMMRSSHLMPNSLNLHPTSWVNSSDSVTDGQWVLVVANGIMSRSSPHFPITAQRVNVPTEATTMRHGGVGATIR from the exons ATGCAATGCTTACCTTTTAGG GGGAAAAGATGGGTTTATATGCCTCAAGGCTCTTTTGAAAAGATAATCATTCAACATGGAACTGTTGTTGACTCCATTAAATTCCAAACCAAGTGCAGCAAAG GCCAAACGGGCCTATTCAAGCATTCCCACATGCCAGATGGATCTCCTGATGTGTATGTTCACCCTATGATGCGTTCTTCACATTTAATGCCCAATTCTCTCAATTTGCACCCAACCAGTTGGGTCAACAGCAGCGATTCAGTCACGGACGGTCAATGGGTGCTCGTGGTGGCGAATGGAATCATGTCAAGGTCCAGCCCCCACTTTCCAATTACAGCTCAGCGGGTCAACGTTCCCACGGAAGCAACAACAATGCGCCATGGG GGCGTAGGGGCAACCATCCGATAG
- the LOC110890076 gene encoding uncharacterized protein LOC110890076 isoform X2 → MPQGSFEKIIIQHGTVVDSIKFQTKCSKGQTGLFKHSHMPDGSPDVYVHPMMRSSHLMPNSLNLHPTSWVNSSDSVTDGQWVLVVANGIMSRSSPHFPITAQRVNVPTEATTMRHGGVGATIR, encoded by the exons ATGCCTCAAGGCTCTTTTGAAAAGATAATCATTCAACATGGAACTGTTGTTGACTCCATTAAATTCCAAACCAAGTGCAGCAAAG GCCAAACGGGCCTATTCAAGCATTCCCACATGCCAGATGGATCTCCTGATGTGTATGTTCACCCTATGATGCGTTCTTCACATTTAATGCCCAATTCTCTCAATTTGCACCCAACCAGTTGGGTCAACAGCAGCGATTCAGTCACGGACGGTCAATGGGTGCTCGTGGTGGCGAATGGAATCATGTCAAGGTCCAGCCCCCACTTTCCAATTACAGCTCAGCGGGTCAACGTTCCCACGGAAGCAACAACAATGCGCCATGGG GGCGTAGGGGCAACCATCCGATAG
- the LOC110888097 gene encoding protein FAR1-RELATED SEQUENCE 2-like: MDMVFTSLDDCYSMYVKYAKDCGFSARKGTTKTNSKGVLHIQYYLCTRAGVYKDKKVDTFDPNQKERLVRSNFSKRTDCGALLGVIFEAGSWKLQKHVIHSMSKLNLGPVKAFNVMKTCFGSFEDVGASKVEFKNYKGYAMVFVSFTGIDNHHCNVTFGATLLASETADTYIWLLRVFLKVVGSQPKVIVTDQDPTMKKAISVVFVDTRHRLCMWHVMHKLSLKVGVRLCNSTNFKERICGVVWTDILTPEEFESEWEVVIGEFNLADNDWLSDIFALRESWIPAYYRMEEMSGLMRTTSRLESENHFFGQVCNSKATLVEFMTHYETAIEAQRHMHRKNDHESRYKRPQLKSNYQVLEGQTADIYPKNIFCDVQAELIGIADCIIQLYED; the protein is encoded by the exons ATGGACATGGTATTCACAAGCCTTGATGATTGTTATTCAATGTATGTTAAGTATGCCAAGGATTGTGGGTTTTCAGCCAGGAAAGGGACTACAAAGACAAACTCCAAAGGTGTATTACATATTCAGTATTACTTGTGTACGAGAGCTGGGGTATATAAGGACAAGAAGGTTGATACGTTTGACCCCAATCAAAAGGAGCGTTTAGTGCGATCCAACTTTTCAAAGAGGACTGATTGTGGTGCACTGTTAGGTGTAATTTTTGAGGCTGGATCGTGGAAG CTCCAGAAGCATGTCATACACAGCATGTCTAAGTTGAATTTGGGTCCAGTCAAggcgtttaatgttatgaagactTGTTTTGGCAGTTTTGAAGACGTGGGTGCAAGTAAAGTTGAATTTAAGAACTACAAGGG ATACGCTATGGTgtttgtatcgttcactggtatAGACAATCATCACTGCAATGTTACATTTGGTGCTACATTATTGGCGTCGGAAACTGCTGATACGTATATTTGGTTGTTGAGAGTTTTTCTAAAAGTTGTTGGTTCTCAACCAAAAGTTATTGTCACTGACCAAGATCCAACAATGAAGAAGGCTATTTCTGTTGTATTTGTTGACACAAGGCATCGGTTATGCATGTGGCATGTGATGCATAAACTTTCTCTGAAG GTTGGTGTTAGGCTATGCAATTCTACCAATTTCAAAGAACGTATTTGTGGTGTTGTGTGGACGGATATTCTTACACCTGAAGAGTTTGAATCAGAATGGGAAGTGGTTATCGGAGAGTTCAATTTAGCAGATAATGACTGGCTATCTGATATTTTTGCACTCAGGGAATCTTGGATCCCTGCATACTATAGAATGGAAGAGATGTCGGGTCTTATGCGAACGACATCGAGGTTGGAGAGTGAGAATCATTTTTTTGGTCAAGTGTGCAATTCAAAAGCTACTCTTGTTGAGTTCATGACTCATTACGAAACTGCAATAGAAGCACAGCGTCACATGCATCGGAAAAATGATCATGAATCTCGATACAAACGACCCCAGTTGAAGAGTAATTACCAAGTGTTGGAAGGCCAAACTGCTGACATATAcccaaaaaatattttttgtgacGTTCAAGCTGAGCTAATTGGAATTGCGGATTGCATAATTCAACTTTACGAAGATTAG